The Microbulbifer sp. TB1203 nucleotide sequence CGACAGTACTGACGGGTAAAACAACGAGAAACAATGCATTGAGAACTGCGCCTTGAGAACAACACCTTGAACAGTGCGGCGCCGGCCACCAGCGGACTCAGTTTCCAGCACCACGAACTGTTGCGGGTCTACGCCTTTTACCGCGTGGCCATCGCCCTGATACTGCTGGGCATCTTCGCCTCGGACATCGGCAAGGGCGCCGTGGGCGCCGATGCACCGGCACTCTACCTCAACACCGCCATCGCCTACGCCGCGCTCAACTTCGGCTGGCTGCTGCACCTGCACCGCCTCGCCTACCGCGTCGAGGCCGGACAGGTCGGCCTGATCCTGGGTTGCGATATCCTCGTCTTCCTGCTGTTGATACAGGCCAGCGGCGGCCTCAATTCCGGCCTAGGCTACCTGCTGCTGATCACCTGCTCGGTTGGCTCCATGCTCCTGGACCGGCGCATGGGCGCCTTCTTCGCCGCGGTGGCCAGTATCGCGGTGATCGGGCAACAGCTGTACGGATTGCTGGCGGGGCACTCGGCGACCCAGGATATCGTCTCCGCCGGCAGCCTCGGCATACTGCTGTTCGCCACCGTCAGCGCCCTGCAGTACCTGTCCGGGCGAATCCGCTCCGCTACCTTGCGCGCCGACCAACAGAGCCGCCAGGCAGCGCACCTCCAGCGCCTGGCGCAGCAGATCATCGAGCGCATGCGCACCGGGGTGCTGGTGATGGACATCGCCGACAGGGCTGAGCTGATCAATCGCGCCGCGCGCCAGTTGCTCGGCGAACAGCTGCAGCCCGGTGGCAGTCGCCAGGCGGAGCTCCAGCAGGCCATACGCGAATGGCGCCGCAACCCGGCTGTCAGCAGCGTACTGCTCACAATGGCAAATGGCAGTGAACTGCGGCTCAGCTTCGCCAACCTGCGCCGCGACCACGGCGACAGTACCCTGGTATTTATCGAGGATAACCGCAAACTCACCCAGGCGGCTCAACAATTGAAGCTGGCTTCCCTCGGGCACCTCACCGGCTCTATCGCCCACGAAGTGCGCAACCCCCTCGGCGCCATCAGCCACGCCGCACAACTGCTCTCGGAATCGACGACGCTCAGCGACGAAGACAAGCACCTGACGCAAATTATCTGCCGCCACAGCCAGCGGGTGAACCAGATTGTGGAAAATGTCATGCAGCTGTCCCGCCGCCGCGCCGCCGCGCCACAGCTACAGGACCTGGGAGAGTGGCTGGAACAGTTTATCACCGACTTCCGCGCCGGCGCGCCGAGCGACGCCAGCATCAAGCTGCAATGCCCGGCACAGCCGGTAACCGCGCGCTTTGACCCACAACAACTCGCCCAAGTGGTCACTAACCTGTGCAACAACGCCCTTCACCACTCCCATGCGGGTGTGGGCCGGCGCGAAGTGGAACTCACCGCCTACTACCAAAAAAGTACGGACTGCGCCGTACTGGACGTGATCGACAGCGGCAATGGTGTACTGCCGGAACATCGGGACAAAATTTTTGAACCTTTTTTCACCACCGGGCAAAGCGGCAGCGGCCTGGGCCTGTACATCGCCCGCGAACTCTGCGAAGCGAACCAGGCAAACCTGTTTTACTGCCGCAACGCAGACAACAAAAGCTGCTTCAGGGTAGAATTCGCTCATTCGAACAGAGTTTTCTGACCCGAACTTCGAAAGCAACAAGAAGCAACAATAAGAACCTGTATCCATGGCAAACCGCCAACCGCTGGCACTGGTCGTCGACGACGAGCCGGATATCTGCGAACTGCTGACCCTGACCCTGCGGCGCATGGATGTGCACTGCCACACCGCCGCAACGCTCGCCGATGCGCAGCAATTGCTGCGCGACAACAACTATGATTTCTGCCTCACGGATATGCGCCTGCCGGATGGCAATGGCCTGCAACTGGTTCGGCATATACAGGAGGGAGATGGCGAATTGCCGATTGCCGTCATTACCGCCCACGGCAATATGGAGTTGGCCATCCGGGCGCTGAAAATGGGCGCCTTCGATTTTGTCAGCAAGCCGGTAGACCTGGAGCGCCTGCGCGGCCTGGTACAGCTGGCACTGCGTGTCGGGCGCAAAATCCCCCAGCCACTGCAGGAAAGCGACTCCGCACAACTATTGCTCGGTGAATCGGACAATATGCAGCGCCTGTGCCGGCAGATCGCCAAGGTGGCCCGCAGCGATGCACCCGTCTACATCAGTGGGGAGTCCGGCTCCGGCAAGGAACTGGTGGCCCGCGCCATCCACGCCCAGGGCGCCCGCGCCGAGCAACCCTTCCTTCCCATCAACTGCGGGGCCATTCCCGCGGAACTGATGGAAAGCGAGTTCTTCGGCCACAAGAAAGGCAGTTTTACCGGAGCCCACAAAGACAAACCCGGCCTCTTCCAGAGCGCCACCGGCGGCACTCTGTTCCTGGATGAAGTGGCGGACCTGCCGCTGGACATGCAGGTCAAACTGCTGCGCGCCATCCAGGAAAAAAGCATCCGCCCCGTAGGGGCCAGCCAGGAAATTCCCATCGACGTGCGAATTCTAAGCGCGACCCACAAGGATCTGGCCAGGGAAGTTGCGGAGGGCCGTTTTCGCAGCGATCTCTACTACCGGATCAATGTAATTGAAATCTCCGTACCGCCGCTGCGCGAGCGAACCGGGGATATTCCGCTGCTCGCCGAAACCATCATGCAACGCATCGCTGATAATGCCGGCGTCACCCCGCCGCAGCTGTCCATTGAAGCGCTGGACGCGCTGAAAAACTACCCATTTCCCGGCAATGTGCGCCAGTTGGAAAACACCCTGGAGCGGGCCTTCACCCTCAGCGACCAGCGGATTATTCGCGCGGAGGACCTGTTGCTGGATCGGGAGCCCATTCCCCTGCCGACGCCGGAAGACTCCGTCGCAGAGGCGATTCCACAACATTCTACCACCATGGAACTCTACCCGGGTCAGTTCGACCCAAGCCACTACCGGTCTCTGGACGAGTTTCTGCAAAATATC carries:
- a CDS encoding ATP-binding protein, encoding MNSAAPATSGLSFQHHELLRVYAFYRVAIALILLGIFASDIGKGAVGADAPALYLNTAIAYAALNFGWLLHLHRLAYRVEAGQVGLILGCDILVFLLLIQASGGLNSGLGYLLLITCSVGSMLLDRRMGAFFAAVASIAVIGQQLYGLLAGHSATQDIVSAGSLGILLFATVSALQYLSGRIRSATLRADQQSRQAAHLQRLAQQIIERMRTGVLVMDIADRAELINRAARQLLGEQLQPGGSRQAELQQAIREWRRNPAVSSVLLTMANGSELRLSFANLRRDHGDSTLVFIEDNRKLTQAAQQLKLASLGHLTGSIAHEVRNPLGAISHAAQLLSESTTLSDEDKHLTQIICRHSQRVNQIVENVMQLSRRRAAAPQLQDLGEWLEQFITDFRAGAPSDASIKLQCPAQPVTARFDPQQLAQVVTNLCNNALHHSHAGVGRREVELTAYYQKSTDCAVLDVIDSGNGVLPEHRDKIFEPFFTTGQSGSGLGLYIARELCEANQANLFYCRNADNKSCFRVEFAHSNRVF
- a CDS encoding sigma-54 dependent transcriptional regulator; protein product: MANRQPLALVVDDEPDICELLTLTLRRMDVHCHTAATLADAQQLLRDNNYDFCLTDMRLPDGNGLQLVRHIQEGDGELPIAVITAHGNMELAIRALKMGAFDFVSKPVDLERLRGLVQLALRVGRKIPQPLQESDSAQLLLGESDNMQRLCRQIAKVARSDAPVYISGESGSGKELVARAIHAQGARAEQPFLPINCGAIPAELMESEFFGHKKGSFTGAHKDKPGLFQSATGGTLFLDEVADLPLDMQVKLLRAIQEKSIRPVGASQEIPIDVRILSATHKDLAREVAEGRFRSDLYYRINVIEISVPPLRERTGDIPLLAETIMQRIADNAGVTPPQLSIEALDALKNYPFPGNVRQLENTLERAFTLSDQRIIRAEDLLLDREPIPLPTPEDSVAEAIPQHSTTMELYPGQFDPSHYRSLDEFLQNIERSAIEEALAETRWNRTAAAQKLGISFRSLRYRLKKLGLE